tcatcttgtcgcttcgtgtaaaaagaatagccattgatgtcgtacccctcataagatatgacttgacatttaggaccatatgccaaccatctcaccatgtcagatacctcattaggcgtgtcggaaaattgatccatcactcgacgcttgaaccatgtgaggaatgaacgattatgctcttttatcagttgaggaccattttttgaaggatattgctctctaagaaagttcatgtgctcagccacgtatggatggacttcactaagactttgcaccacaaacagctcaaccttacacatcatttcagaactgattgatatccttttcttgccaattgtaccttgacccccaagtctcccatcatgtctagactttggtactccgacttctttcaaacgtgccatatattgagaaacccatgcagcaacttcctccgcgacggttcgttggacaatactagcttcaggtttggccggattcatcactctatctttcaaggtacccatttcccgttcaaagggatacatgtacctcatacaaactggcccacaaagcttaatttcacgaacaagatgaataatcaaatgaggcatcatgtcaaagaatgatggcggaaaatacttttcaaaccgacacatggtctcaagtacatcagcctgcaaatcatccagtattgttggattgatcaccttgctacaaattgtgttgaaaaagaaacacaatcttgtaatggtatacctcacttgtggcggcaatatccctcgaattgcaaccggcagcaattgttgcatcaacacgtgacaatcatgagatttcattccaactaatttcaagtcagacatggacacaagtctacgaaaatttgaagagtaaccggcagggacctttaagccatgcaaagactcacaaaagctaactttctcctttttagacaaggtgaaacaagatgggggaaggtaccagcgttttcccctttcttgaggtgccaactcggagcgacccatagcagccatatcttgtctaactttaggcccatccttcgttttcccttgcatattcaacaatgtcccaacaatggcatcacaaacatttttctcaatatgcattacatccaaacaatgcctaacttccaaatctctccaatatgggagatcccaaaagatagacctcttcttgtaaccaccacttggctgacctttataaggcttaccaaactctgtctcaatgtctttaacccgttcataaacctcacacgcacataagggggcaggagcttctctcatctccaattctccattaaaagcttccttctcttttcgaaatgggtgatcttcaggaagatacatccggtaatccatgtacacatctttcccacaaaattttaggcgcctcgagaccaaatcatcatgacaaactggacatgccttctttccctttacagaataccctgacaaatttccataagccgggaaatcatttatcgtacaaaaaatcatggcacgtaaagtgaaattggttttggtgtatgcatcaaacatcaacaccccttcatcccacaacaatttcaaatcttcaatgagtggctctagatacacatctatgtcatttccgggttgtttaggcccagagattaagagcgacaacatgatgtatctacgcttcatgcataaccaaggaggcaaattgtatatggtgagaagaaccggccaagtgctatattgggtactaagtgtcccaaatgggttcattccatccgtgcaaagaccaagcctgagattccgaacttcttccctaaagaccttgtactttcgatcaatgttcctccattgtggagaatcagcaggatgcctcattaacccatctttcttcctcccttcggcatgccacctcaagagttttgcagttttctcttctgagaaaaggcgcttaaatcttggtataattggaagataccaaagcaccttagccggagaaggtttcttcttagttgatgttgcatcattctccacgatcttgtaacgggacaatccgcatcttggacactcatgcagatttgcatactgctttcgatacaacacgcaatcatttggacacgcgtgtatcttctcataatccatacccaaaggacacataagcttctgggcctcatagttagaccttggaagtttgtttccttcaggaagattacaagacgtggcctccaaaaactgtgaaaaactcttgttggtccaaccgttttccacctttaagttgaaatattcgatgacggcaccaagtacagtttgtgtagaaccatgatataatggtgttgcggaagctttgattatactatcatacatatggggacgctcaacgaaatgatggtcttccacatcatgcatcatatcatctatcctatctttctcctcttcttcctcactttcaacaccaatatcatcctcaatttcattatcatcaccattatcacaatgattatgctgactcgagctcggcatactagaacttgccccatgatctatgctctcaccatgccatgtccacgtcgtgtagttacccttaaaaccgcgacgaactatgtgatcaacaatatcatcaatatcccgatacccccttgaattattgcaatcacaacaaggacacagaattaaacttgattcatgttctgattgatgtttcaaggcaaccttaatgaactcttgaatcccttgtaagaaccttgtagaaaatcgtttactaccatacatccaactccgatccattttcaaccactaaagataaaacaatatgaccaaattttgtcaaaggttagaatataaactaggctattcatatcattataaatccatggcttccaacaaaacctaccataactaataacaagttcccatagtacaattcatttcatttcacatcacaaattcacaaacccgaatttcatttcataaccttaattcaataaaacctaaatgtaataaacaaataaatccaacaaaaccaactattataataacctattacaattcatcaaaaactacaattaaaattcaacaaaacctaaatcttaaatgtgcacaattaaaattcaattaaataatatccacaatcataatatattcaatcttaaaattcaactaaaatgtacaattaaaattccaatcaaaatatccagaattataattaaaatgcacaattaaaattcaattaaaattcaattaaaattcaatcttaaatgtaaataatacctaattaattattgaaGAGAGGAGAGATGTGAGAGCAACGGGACGTGCAGGGGGCGGTGGTGCAGGGGGCGGTGGTAGTATGGGAAGTGTGCAGGGGCGGCTGTGCCGCGGCAACACTGTGCAGGGGGCGACGGAAACAGCAGCCGCGGCGGCAGTTTGTGACAGCGACAAAGAAGAGGGAGCAGGAGGACTTCCTTGGCCGTGAGCGGCAGTGAAGCAACGACGACGACAGTGAAGCACCGACGACGGCAGTGAAGCACCGACGACGGCAGTGCAGGGAGCAGGTGTTGGTTTCGTTTGGGAGGGAAGCAGTGTCGAGCAATATTAACCTAAGTCAGAATGTTCCTAAGCAATTAAGCTGAGcgcgaattcgaaaaaaaaaaaatcaaaacacatttgcgtcgcaactttgttaaactgcgacgcaaatgactctaggatgccccccagagtcatttgcgtcgcagattagtaaatctgcgacgcacttgattgagttaattgcgtcgcagctttgttaatctgcgacgcaaatgactctggggggcatcctagagtcatttgcgtcgcagtttaacaaagctgcgacgcaaatgactaaattttatgctaaaatttgtcatttgcgtcacatgttcagaatggcgtggcaaatgcggggatgcaaataagcctttttccactagtgaatggGCCAACATTTCGTATAAATGGGGAAAACGAGTTTCAACTTCAAGATTTAGATGTGCATGATGTGTTTGGGATTCCTATAGGGAATAAATCTGTTCCTGTTGTGGGAAGACACGTGGATAATGTTTTGAGAGATAAATGGAGGGATATGTTTGGGGTGAAGAAAGGTGATATTGCTGTTACTCAAGTTTATAAGCTATTCACTCATAGTCTTCTTAATGATCATAAAATGGAGGAGTTAAGAAGGAAGGTTTTGGAAGGAAAGGATGATTTTAAAAGGATTTTTGTGATGTATGtgatggctatattttttgctCCAACAACCAATCGAACAATAGATCTTAAACTTGTTCGTGCAATggagaatgttaacttgtttaaGGAATACAATTGGTGTGAATATGTGCTTTTGAGCCTTGTTTCAAGTTTGAAGAATTTCAAAAACACTCAAAATTATGTTTCTGGTTGTGTTCTGTTACTTCAAATTCTGTATTTCCAGAGGATGACTTTGGATGGGGATAGAACACCGATAGGGTTACCTCTCATTCAACATTGGACTGATgaaaggttttatgaaagaATTAGCAAGCAAGATGATCTTTATGAGAAAGGTTATTTGAATAAGTCTACGTATCCTATCACCCAAAGATAGGTTGCAATTGTTATTCTAAGGACCAAAAGGTAATTTTCTCTTCCATAGTTACTGTAATGCTTTGTATGTGAtacttattatatttattaaatgTTACTTGTGTTGTTTTTATAATTGTTATGGTTACTAATTACATTTTTCTCTATCTTTATTTTTTCAGGCTTAAGTCAATTTTCCATCGACAAAAATCAAGTTGTACAAGCTTGTAATTAATAGTACCAGGTGAAGATGTAAATTATGAATTTAGTATTTTAGTATTATGTTTTTAAATTTGATCAAGTATATTTGGTATTTGGAATTTAAGTGTATTGTATGTTGAATTTAGTATTATGTTTTTTAAATTTGATTAAGTTTCATCCATGTTACCTGTAAGAGTAATGCCAGGTACTTTAAATTGTTAAGGCTGTTACCTTATAGGAATGTTAAATTGTAGGATGGTACCTTATAGTTTTAAGGCTGTTACTTTTCAAGTGATAAGGCTGTTACTTTTCCCTTGTTGAGGCTGTTACTTTCTTTTGTTAAGGCTGTTACCTTTTAGGAATGTTAAATTGTAGGATCTTTATAGTTTTAAGGCTATTACTTTTCAAGTGATAAGGTTGTTACTTTTTCCTTGTTAAGGCTgttactttttctttttaacGCTGTTACTTTGCCCTTGTTGAGGCTGTTACTTTTCCCTTGTCTAGGCTGTTACTTTTCCCTTGTTAAGGTTGTTACTTTGAAGTGATTAGTCTGTTACTTAAACAGTTTCAGGAGGGTTACTTAACCTATAGAAATGTTACtttgaatataatttttttttgtaaaaaacatATCCATAATTAAACCAAAAACTGTTACTTTGATGATTACATaatgttaaattaaattctCACAAACTTTCAAACAActtcttttaaataaaataaatgaaataatGTTTAAAATAAACGTGCCGGTGTTGTAAAAGCTGGAGTTGTAGTACCATACTCTGTTGAATTACTCTTTGATCCctttcctcttttctttttcaaagcATTATCAAAATGCCCTTTTGCTCTCTTATTTCTTCCCTTTGTATTAACTCTATCTGGATCAAGTACTTCAACAGTAGGAACTCTGTCTGTAATATTAGCATCTGTAGTTACTTCCATGACAGCATTTTCATTTCTGAATGTATCTACCTCCTTAGAATCTCTTTCAAAACCTTGCTCTAATATCTTCCTAGTTCCTTGTTGCCCTTGACTTCTTACTATCAAGTCATAGTACTTCCGTGCCATATTATGACGCCAAGGGATAAATTTGTTTTGTTGACTAGATAATATTGCAGTATCATCCATCTTCTTCCAGAAATCTGCCTTTGCTTGTTTTGTCCATCGTTTTGTTATATACCAATTAGGAATCCTTGGAATTGAGTGCAGATGTAACACACGTATACAGTGGTAACATAACCATCCAGCTTCCTCAAAATTTGTGCATGTACAAGCTATTCTTTGTGCAGCAGCGTCAAATGTTACTTTTTGCTTTGATTCTGTATCATTCTCTTTGTACACTTCATAATACAGCTTGTAACCATCCATAGCCACAATGTTTGAAAATGAACCAATTGCTTCAccatattcaaattcaaaatccctaAATAGAGTCAGAGTGTATACCTCAGAAGCATGTTTGAGTAATCCTGTCATTGGAAACACTGATGTAGGTGTTGAATTTGCGCAATTAAATTCACATTGCTTCTCTGTTCGTCTCCAACGGTGTACAGTTTCTTGAAAAATCTTGAAAAAATTAGTCAAacttatgtttttgtttgcctTAAAACAAACTGCATTGTTAGTACTCTCACTTCTTTGAGAAGATAATATCCCAGCAGAGAAGAAGTCTTTGCTCAAACCAGTACACCACTTGTCTTTTATTTTGTATAATCGTTGAAACCACTTACTGTTACTTAATTTGTATGTAGTTATCATGTTTTTCCAGCATCTTTCAAACTCTTCTTCACTGACACATCCACTTAGACAGTGGTTGAAAGCATCCTTGAAAGACATATCCCGCTTTAATGCACCAAAACGTGACACAGCATTTTGTATTAGATGCCACAGGCATAATCTGTGTCTTGTTTGAGGAAGTACCTGAAAATatgataaaataaatttattattctgTAATACTGAAGTTTATTATGAAGTTACTTTAAACCAGATTTAGATGTTACTTTCAAAGTCTTGTTAATGTTACCTTTTATATTGTTATTGATGTTACCTAATTTATTATAGACATGTTACTTTGTACAGAAAATAATGTTACTGAAAAGGACAATGTCAAACATACCTTCAATATTGCATTAGACATTGCTTGATCTTGATCTGTAAATACAGAAACAGGAGCTACATGTCCCATCGATTTCAAAAAAGTTTGTAGAACCCATACAAATGATTCTGTTGTTTCATCTCCTAGGAAAAAACAACCAAACATTGATGTTTTCCAATGATTGTTAATGCCAACAAAAAACCCACaaatgagattgtacttgtTGGTTCTGTAGGTTGTATCAAAAATAG
This Spinacia oleracea cultivar Varoflay chromosome 6, BTI_SOV_V1, whole genome shotgun sequence DNA region includes the following protein-coding sequences:
- the LOC110794217 gene encoding protein FAR1-RELATED SEQUENCE 5-like, translating into MECEQVLQISMDNLQICDTGDYREEDEIEDLTIIEDQSDDTTIVVEQQEQQPLTVRVNTANTEEDNEDYSGSLVGHTESNIKDLLKVYEKHARAWGFAVRLSTHRIHPTTRVMYEKYIVCNKHGFRLKRKANTPTVTEKKKKKGKLVPVTRTGCGALIRAKLNEDGLFEVKEHVLVHNHPMTRKEWQHMHRSERKITEEKAKTIKLLNDSGLKPTQSYKVMCHEAGGEEAVGHSIKDHLNFVTRKKMKEIEGGDAQNVIDNLYNLQSEDPDVFFRFRLKENGKLESIFWRDSIMREDYLAFGDVTIFDTTYRTNKYNLICGFFVGINNHWKTSMFGCFFLGDETTESFVWVLQTFLKSMGHVAPVSVFTDQDQAMSNAILKVLPQTRHRLCLWHLIQNAVSRFGALKRDMSFKDAFNHCLSGCVSEEEFERCWKNMITTYKLSNSKWFQRLYKIKDKWCTGLSKDFFSAGILSSQRSESTNNAVCFKANKNISLTNFFKIFQETVHRWRRTEKQCEFNCANSTPTSVFPMTGLLKHASEVYTLTLFRDFEFEYGEAIGSFSNIVAMDGYKLYYEVYKENDTESKQKVTFDAAAQRIACTCTNFEEAGWLCYHCIRVLHLHSIPRIPNWYITKRWTKQAKADFWKKMDDTAILSSQQNKFIPWRHNMARKYYDLIVRSQGQQGTRKILEQGFERDSKEVDTFRNENAVMEVTTDANITDRVPTVEVLDPDRVNTKGRNKRAKGHFDNALKKKRGKGSKSNSTEYGTTTPAFTTPARLF